TTGTAACAATTTGGTTTTAATTTTTGTTTTTTAGTTGGCATAGATTAGCGTTAAAATTTAGGGTATAAGTTTTATCGACCGTTTCCTTTATTTTAGCACTAATTTGTGATTTAATTAAAATCAGCTAGGTAATAATTTATTCTATACTAATATGATCAAAATTGCAATCAACGGATTTGGGCGGATTGGACGTCCATCGCTAAAAATTGCTTTCGAAAAAGAGGGGATTGAGGTAGTAGCGATTAATGATCTGACTGACATTAAAACCGCAGTTCATCTCCTGAAATATGATTCTTCCTATGGAAGATATGGGCACGAAGTTGTTGCTGACGAGGAGAACAAGGAGATCATCATTGATGGCACCAGAATAAAATACTTCTCCGAGGCTGATCCGGAAAAATTACCTTGGAAGGAATTGGAAGTGGATGTGGTTTTGGAATGCACCGGAGTTTTTGAAACCAAAGAGGAAGCGAGGAAACATATCAAAGCCGGAGCGAAAAAAGTGGTTCTTTCGGCTCCCGCTAAAGACGACACGCCGGTTTACCTTCTGGGAGTGAATGAAAAAGATTATCAGGGCGAAGAAATAATTTCTAACGGTTCCTGCACGACTAATTGCTTGGCGCCGATAATAAAAGTTTTGGATGACAATTTCGGAGTGGAAAAAGGTTTTATGACTACCACGCATTCCTACACCAATGACCAAAGAGTTTTGGATTTGCCGCATAAAGACTTGAGGCGAGCCAGAGCGGCAGCACTCAATATTATTCCGACCACAACCGGCGCGGCCAAAACTGTGGGAAAAGTTTTGAAACATTTGGAGGGAAAATTGGATGGAATTTCGCTTCGCGTTCCAACTCCGGTAGTTTCCATAACTGATTTTATTTGCAATATTAAAAAAGAAACAACCGCAGAAGAAATTAACAAAGCCTTTAAAGATTCAGTTTCAAATATTTTTGGCGTTACTGAAGAGCCGTTAGTTTCGATGGATATTAAAGGAGATGCTCATAGCGCGATTGTTGATTTGTCGCTCACGATGGTACAGGGTAATTTGGTAAAAGTAGTTGGATGGTATGACAACGAATGGGGATATTCCAATCGACTGGTGGAAATGGCAATGTTCGTGTCCAGTATTTAAATATTTAGTATTTTATATCCGGTATTTTATGACTGTCGCATTGAAAGATGTGGCAGTTTTTTTTGATTTGACTTTTTTTATAATCCTGCTATTATCAAATTAGATAAAGCTGTGGTGTTCTTCAACAAACAAACTGAAGGGAAACAAGGGTATTTTCAAACAACAAGACGGCAGTCGAAGTATGCTATCCTTTTTCCCGTCCGGGGAGGAGAATTGAGTGGCTGGTGCTAAGATTTCTCCATGCGATAGTCGGTTCACATGACTGTCTCGCTCTTTCTTCTCCTCTAACTTTAGCAACAACGTTGCTACTCGGAGCATAATGCGACAATGCGAGCTAGCTGACATGATCAGCCCTATGCAGAAGTCCATTATGCTCTTTTTTCTTTGCTATTATTGCAATTTTTACTTATTTTGATTCAGAATGTAATATTTTTTAAATAAGAATGTAATACCTTCCAAACACCCGGGGGCGTCTAATTAGCTAAACAGCTATGCTGATGCAAGCCCCCGGGATTCCTAAAGAAGGGTGTGAAAGATAATATCGTGTTGATGTAAATCAACTTTTTAGTAAACTAACTAAAACACGAAAAAAATCTTTCACACCCTCATCCACCTTTCCGGGCAGTATTTTTTTTAAATGCTGTTTTTTTGTTTATTTTCCGTTTTATAGTATAATTATTATGTTGTGTTTTTCATAAACGCTTTTTACTTTATAAACTTTGTAGTTTTTTACTCCGCATCATGTTTCTCAAGAAAGTCGAAATTTCAGGATTCAAATCTTTTGCCCACAAAACTGTGCTGGAATTTGCCAGTGGCAATGATACTCCGGATGACGGAAAGAGATTTCCGATTACCGCCGTAGTCGGACCTAATGGAAGCGGAAAATCCAATGTGGCGGACGCGATCCGCTGGGCGATGGGGGAGCAATCAATGAAAAATCTGCGCGGAAAAAAATCCGAGGATATTATTTTTGCCGGTAGCGGGAAAAAAGAACGATTGGGAAGCGCTTGGGCATCACTTCACTTTGACAATCATGACAAGCGGATTCCCCTGGAATTTTCTGAAGTGGTTATTACTCGAAAACTTTTCCGAAGCGGAGAATCAGAATACCTTATCAATGGAATCAAAGTCCGTCTTTTGGATGTGATTGATCTTTTGGCGAAAGCCGGAGTAGGAAAAGAAAGTTATTGCGTGATCAATCAGGGAATGTCGGATGCGACTTTAAACGCGACTCCAGCTGAAAGAAGGATGGTTCTGGAAGATGCGGCGGGAGTAAAACATTTTCAAATTAAAAAAGAGAGAGCAATTAAAAAACTAGACACAACCCGAGAAAATTTGGGAAGAGTGGGTGATTTGCTCAAAGAAATCGAACCGCATTTAAAAATGCTCAAGAGACAGGCGGAAAAAGCGCAGAAAGGAAAAGATGTGGCTGATCGTCTCAAGGAAAAACAAATAAAACTATATTCGTTTTTGTGGCACTCTTTTCAGGAAGAAAAAAATAATGTTCTGGGGGAAAAAGGAGATTTTGGCGCTAAGATGATGAATGTCCAAAGAGAAGCGGACAAAATTAATGATCAAATTTCAAAATATTCCAAAGAAGTTCAAGGTTCGGATAAGCAAGAAGAAATGGAAAAGAAAAAACAGGATCTTTTGGCTCAGCTAAATAAACTGGAAAAAGAATTGGTGATAACCGAAGGAAGAATTGTGATTGAGCTGGAGAAAAGCAAGGCGCAAAAAATAATTGAAAGTATCCCGGTCGATTTGGATTATGTCAAAGAAAAACTTTCTAAAATCAGAAAAGATCAGGATGAACTTATTAGCCGCATTCAAAATGCAGAGAAGCTGGAAGATCTTCAGGACATCAAGGAATTTGCCAGAGCGATCAATCAGGAGCTTTTTGATCTTTATGAAGAAGTAGGAAAAGGAGAAATAACACCCACCTCTGCTGAAGCTTCGGCGGGCAAGCAGAAAAACACAGAAGCTGAGGAAAAAATTAAAGCATTAGAAAATGATAAAATCAGGGTAGAAAAATCGATTGGAGAATTCAAACTGGAAATAGAAAAAATAAATAAAGAAATAGAAAATGAAAGGGAAGCGGGGAGGGAAGCTAGGCAAAAATTTTTCGAGCTGGAGCGGGAATTTAATCGGAAACAGGAAGAACTTGGGAAGCTCAAGGATCAATTCAATGAGTATAAAATTAAGCAAGCGAGAATCGAGGTTCGCGAAGAGGATTTGACCAATGAAATCAAGAATGAGCTGAAAATGGACGCAATGGATCTGAAATTTGACGGGGAAAATGTTTCTCGGGATGAGTTGGAAAAAGAAATATACCGGCTCAAAGTTCAATGGGAACAGATCGGCGGCATTGATCCGCTAATCGTGGATGAATACGAGGAAACCAAAAAAAGGTTTGAATTTTTGACCAATGAGTCGATTGATCTGGAAGGAGCAATGAAGTCGCTCCGGGAAGTGATCAAGGAAATGGATCGGAAAATAAACGAGGTTTTCAAAGAAGCTTTTGAAAAGATCAATGAAGAATTTTCCAAATATTTCAAGATAATTTTCGGCGGAGGCCAGGCGAAATTAATAAAGTCGAAAGTCGAAAGCCGGAAGTCGAAAGTTTTGGAAGAAGATTTATCCAGTGAAATATCGCAATGCGATAATGACGAAATTATTATTCCACAGGATAAAGAAACAACTGAAGAATTGGGAGTGGATATTTCTGCTTGCCCCCCAGGCAAAAGAATAAATAATCTCTCGATGCTTTCCGGAGGGGAAAGGTCGCTCACCTCGTTGGCCTTGCTGTTTGCCATTATTTCTTATAATCCGCCTCCTTTTGCGATTCTCGACGAAGTTGAAGCGGCGCTTGATGAAGCCAACTCTAAGCGCTTCGGACGCATAATCCAGGAACTTTCCGACAATACCCAATTTATTACCATTACCCATAATCGAGAAACGATGCGCCAAGCTTCATTATTATACGGCGTAACGATGGGAGAAGACGGAATATCGAAATTATTGTCAGTGAGACTTGATCAGGTCGGACAAGGAGGAAGAATTATAAAATAGTTGACATTTTTTAGCTTCTCTAGTAATATAAACCAGTAATATATAACGCGTATCTATTGCGGAAATATGCTCTTTCCGCAGTGGTTTTTATTGTAAAATGCTTACTATCAGATTAAACCGAGTAGGAAAAAAGAACAAAGCTTATTTCCGAATAGTGCTCCAGGAGCACACAATTGCTCCAGGAGGACGCCATATTGAAGTTTTGGGAAGTTATGATCCGCATATGAAAAAAGCGGTTCTTAAGGCCGAAAAAATAAAAGAATGGATAGGAAAAGGAGCACAACCTTCCGATACAGCTTACAACCTATTTGTTAAAGAAGGAGTTTTAACTGGAAAGAAGAGAGTAGTGAAAGTGCCGAAAAAGGCGGTGGCCGAAGTTCCGGCCGAAGAGAAAAAAGAAGCTCCTAAGGAGCCCGCCGACGCTAAAGCTATGGCGGAAAAGGAGATGAAAGCCGAAGAAATAAAGACTGAAGAACCGAAAGCTGAGGAGGTTGACAAAAAATAAGTTATACGATAGAATATTTTAGTAAATTTGAATAATATATTTCCGC
The DNA window shown above is from Parcubacteria group bacterium and carries:
- the rpsP gene encoding 30S ribosomal protein S16 encodes the protein MLTIRLNRVGKKNKAYFRIVLQEHTIAPGGRHIEVLGSYDPHMKKAVLKAEKIKEWIGKGAQPSDTAYNLFVKEGVLTGKKRVVKVPKKAVAEVPAEEKKEAPKEPADAKAMAEKEMKAEEIKTEEPKAEEVDKK
- the gap gene encoding type I glyceraldehyde-3-phosphate dehydrogenase, with amino-acid sequence MIKIAINGFGRIGRPSLKIAFEKEGIEVVAINDLTDIKTAVHLLKYDSSYGRYGHEVVADEENKEIIIDGTRIKYFSEADPEKLPWKELEVDVVLECTGVFETKEEARKHIKAGAKKVVLSAPAKDDTPVYLLGVNEKDYQGEEIISNGSCTTNCLAPIIKVLDDNFGVEKGFMTTTHSYTNDQRVLDLPHKDLRRARAAALNIIPTTTGAAKTVGKVLKHLEGKLDGISLRVPTPVVSITDFICNIKKETTAEEINKAFKDSVSNIFGVTEEPLVSMDIKGDAHSAIVDLSLTMVQGNLVKVVGWYDNEWGYSNRLVEMAMFVSSI
- a CDS encoding AAA family ATPase; amino-acid sequence: MFLKKVEISGFKSFAHKTVLEFASGNDTPDDGKRFPITAVVGPNGSGKSNVADAIRWAMGEQSMKNLRGKKSEDIIFAGSGKKERLGSAWASLHFDNHDKRIPLEFSEVVITRKLFRSGESEYLINGIKVRLLDVIDLLAKAGVGKESYCVINQGMSDATLNATPAERRMVLEDAAGVKHFQIKKERAIKKLDTTRENLGRVGDLLKEIEPHLKMLKRQAEKAQKGKDVADRLKEKQIKLYSFLWHSFQEEKNNVLGEKGDFGAKMMNVQREADKINDQISKYSKEVQGSDKQEEMEKKKQDLLAQLNKLEKELVITEGRIVIELEKSKAQKIIESIPVDLDYVKEKLSKIRKDQDELISRIQNAEKLEDLQDIKEFARAINQELFDLYEEVGKGEITPTSAEASAGKQKNTEAEEKIKALENDKIRVEKSIGEFKLEIEKINKEIENEREAGREARQKFFELEREFNRKQEELGKLKDQFNEYKIKQARIEVREEDLTNEIKNELKMDAMDLKFDGENVSRDELEKEIYRLKVQWEQIGGIDPLIVDEYEETKKRFEFLTNESIDLEGAMKSLREVIKEMDRKINEVFKEAFEKINEEFSKYFKIIFGGGQAKLIKSKVESRKSKVLEEDLSSEISQCDNDEIIIPQDKETTEELGVDISACPPGKRINNLSMLSGGERSLTSLALLFAIISYNPPPFAILDEVEAALDEANSKRFGRIIQELSDNTQFITITHNRETMRQASLLYGVTMGEDGISKLLSVRLDQVGQGGRIIK